The following proteins are co-located in the Telopea speciosissima isolate NSW1024214 ecotype Mountain lineage chromosome 9, Tspe_v1, whole genome shotgun sequence genome:
- the LOC122639819 gene encoding putative MO25-like protein At5g47540 isoform X1: MKGLFKSKPRTPPEVVRQTRELLIFADCNGNTREDKRQEKMAELSKLIRELKTILYGNSEAEPVVEACAQLTQEFFRENTLRLLIICLPKLSLESRKDATQVVANLQRQQVHYRLIASDYLEANKDLLDILISGYEDTDMALHYGAMLRECIRHQSIARYVLESDHIKKFFDYIQLPNFDIASDASATFKELLTRHKSTVAEFLTKNYDWFFAEYNSKLLESANYITRRQAVKLLGDMLLDRANSAVMMRYVSSKDNLRILMNLLRESSKNIQLEAFHVFKLFAANQNKPPEIVSILVANRNKLLRFFGDFKMEKEDEQFEADKAQVVREIAALEPRDLQ, encoded by the exons ATGAAAGGTCTTTTCAAGTCCAAGCCCCGGACACCCCCGGAAGTCGTCCGCCAGACCCGTGAGCTCCTCATTTTTGCCGATTGCAATGGGAATACCCGTGAAGACAAGCGTCAGGAGAAG ATGGCCGAGTTAAGTAAACTTATCCGGGAATTAAAGACAATTCTCTATGGCAACAGTGAAGCAGAGCCTGTCGTAGAAGCTTGTGCACAGTTGACGCAAGAGTTTTTCAGAGAGAACACACTACGACTTCTCATTATTTGTCTTCCAAAATTGAGCTTGGAG AGTCGTAAAGATGCCACTCAAGTGGTTGCGAATTTGCAAAGGCAACAAGTCCACTATCGGTTGATTGCTTCTGATTACTTGGAAGCAAACAAAGATCTTTTGGATATTTTGATTTCAGG GTATGAAGACACAGACATGGCTTTACATTATGGTGCAATGTTGAGAGAATGCATACGACATCAGAGCATTGCAAG GTATGTATTGGAGTCGGATCACATAAAGAAGTTCTTTGATTATATACAGCTTCCAAATTTTGATATAGCATCGGATGCTTCAGCAACTTTTaag GAGCTTCTGACGAGGCACAAATCTACTGTGGCTGAATTTCTTACTAAGAATTATGACTGG TTTTTTGCAGAGTACAATTCAAAACTTCTGGAGTCTGCCAATTACATCACCAGACGGCAAGCTGTCAAG TTGCTGGGAGACATGCTGCTTGATCGTGCCAATTCTGCTGTTATGATGCGATATGTGAGCTCAAAGGACAACTTGAGGATCCTAATGAATCTTCTTAGG GAATCAAGTAAAAATATCCAGTTAGAAGCATTTCATGTCTTCAAG CTATTCGCTGCTAATCAAAACAAGCCTCCTGAGATTGTCAGCATACTAGTGGCAAATAGAAACAAGCTCCTACGGTTCTTTGGTGACTTCAAGATGGAAAAAG AGGATGAACAATTTGAGGCAGACAAAGCTCAAGTTGTGAGAGAAATTGCTGCCCTTGAACCTAGAGATCTGCAGTAA
- the LOC122639819 gene encoding putative MO25-like protein At5g47540 isoform X2, with product MKGLFKSKPRTPPEVVRQTRELLIFADCNGNTREDKRQEKSRKDATQVVANLQRQQVHYRLIASDYLEANKDLLDILISGYEDTDMALHYGAMLRECIRHQSIARYVLESDHIKKFFDYIQLPNFDIASDASATFKELLTRHKSTVAEFLTKNYDWFFAEYNSKLLESANYITRRQAVKLLGDMLLDRANSAVMMRYVSSKDNLRILMNLLRESSKNIQLEAFHVFKLFAANQNKPPEIVSILVANRNKLLRFFGDFKMEKEDEQFEADKAQVVREIAALEPRDLQ from the exons ATGAAAGGTCTTTTCAAGTCCAAGCCCCGGACACCCCCGGAAGTCGTCCGCCAGACCCGTGAGCTCCTCATTTTTGCCGATTGCAATGGGAATACCCGTGAAGACAAGCGTCAGGAGAAG AGTCGTAAAGATGCCACTCAAGTGGTTGCGAATTTGCAAAGGCAACAAGTCCACTATCGGTTGATTGCTTCTGATTACTTGGAAGCAAACAAAGATCTTTTGGATATTTTGATTTCAGG GTATGAAGACACAGACATGGCTTTACATTATGGTGCAATGTTGAGAGAATGCATACGACATCAGAGCATTGCAAG GTATGTATTGGAGTCGGATCACATAAAGAAGTTCTTTGATTATATACAGCTTCCAAATTTTGATATAGCATCGGATGCTTCAGCAACTTTTaag GAGCTTCTGACGAGGCACAAATCTACTGTGGCTGAATTTCTTACTAAGAATTATGACTGG TTTTTTGCAGAGTACAATTCAAAACTTCTGGAGTCTGCCAATTACATCACCAGACGGCAAGCTGTCAAG TTGCTGGGAGACATGCTGCTTGATCGTGCCAATTCTGCTGTTATGATGCGATATGTGAGCTCAAAGGACAACTTGAGGATCCTAATGAATCTTCTTAGG GAATCAAGTAAAAATATCCAGTTAGAAGCATTTCATGTCTTCAAG CTATTCGCTGCTAATCAAAACAAGCCTCCTGAGATTGTCAGCATACTAGTGGCAAATAGAAACAAGCTCCTACGGTTCTTTGGTGACTTCAAGATGGAAAAAG AGGATGAACAATTTGAGGCAGACAAAGCTCAAGTTGTGAGAGAAATTGCTGCCCTTGAACCTAGAGATCTGCAGTAA
- the LOC122640228 gene encoding cysteine proteinase inhibitor 1, with product MKMMMMLKSRSQSSILLWLVMVVVVFALLDSSSAAGRTALVGDWRPIKDVNETHVQEIAQFAVGEHNKEYKTELKYDRVVQGETQVVAGANYRLIIAAKDGVVSNNYQAVVYERPWEGFKNLTSFKQL from the coding sequence atgaagatgatgatgatgttgaagaGCCGTTCCCaatcttctattcttctctggttagtgatggtggtggtggtgtttgcTCTCCTTGATTCTTCTTCGGCAGCCGGGAGAACGGCACTGGTGGGTGACTGGAGGCCGATCAAAGACGTGAACGAAACTCACGTCCAAGAGATTGCTCAGTTCGCGGTGGGAGAACACAACAAGGAGTACAAGACAGAGTTGAAGTACGATCGTGTGGTTCAAGGTGAAACCCAAGTCGTCGCCGGTGCAAATTATCGCCTCATCATCGCTGCAAAGGACGGTGTCGTCTCCAACAATTACCAAGCCGTCGTTTATGAGAGGCCATGGGAGGGTTTTAAGAATCTCACTTCCTTCAAGCAACTCTAG